From one Trachemys scripta elegans isolate TJP31775 chromosome 14, CAS_Tse_1.0, whole genome shotgun sequence genomic stretch:
- the LOC117887364 gene encoding uncharacterized protein LOC117887364 isoform X2, which translates to MLRKRCARPTILTSSEKKTRRQIIDKTVVYTRIYLGNQIGRWLTLREKLDFKSDTDLAGFLLDLYDNDDPLPKEAVVSLPEDMRIVTAKEERDLHDSSSAVGICDSEDRLTAESACSLPQSRGIRTVKEERHLQDDSSSVQSHEK; encoded by the exons ATGCTGAGAAAAAGATGCGCAAGACCCACAATATTAActtcttcagaaaagaaaaccagGAGACAAATTATTGATAAAACGGTGGTGTACACAAGGATATACTTGGGGAATCAAATTGGCCGATGGCTGACCTTAAGGGAAAAACTGGATTTCAAAAGTGACACAGACCTTGCAGGATTTTTGCTGGATCT CTATGACAATGATGATCCATTACCTAAAGAAGCAGTAGTCTCCTTACCTGAAGATATGAGAATCGTAACTGCGAAAGAAGAAAGAGATTTACATGACTCCTCTTCAGCTGTTGGAAT ATGTGACAGTGAGGACCGACTGACTGCAGAATCAGCCTGTTCTTTACCACAAAGTAGGGGAATCAGAACCGTGAAAGAAGAGAGGCATTTGCAGGATGACTCCTCTTCAGTACAGAGTCATGAAAA ATAA